Proteins co-encoded in one uncultured Bacteroides sp. genomic window:
- a CDS encoding Tex family protein, whose protein sequence is MELFYRMISAALSIAVKQISSTLSLLNDGATIPFISRYRKEATGGLDEVQIGNIKDQYDKLCELKKRKETILSTIEEQGKLTPELKKRIDACWDSTELEDIYLPYKPKRKTRAEVARQKGLEPLATLLLLQRENDITTKAEAFVKGEVKDAEDALKGARDIIAEQVNEDERARNQVRNQFSRQAVITAKVVKGKEEEAAKYQDYFDFSEPLKRCTSHRLLAIRRAEAEGLLKVSISPDDEECTERLERLYVRSNNACGAQVAEAVKDGYKRLLKPSIETEFSGVSKEMADAEAIRVFAENLRQLLLAPPLGQKRVLGLDPGYRTGCKLVCLDAQGNLVHNEAIYPHPPQNEKLMAAKKVTKLVESYDIQAIAIGNGTASRETEAFITSLRFDREVQVFVVSENGASIYSASKTARDEFPEYDVTVRGAVSIGRRLMDPLAELVKIDPKSIGVGQYQHDVDQGKLKKSLDQTVENCVNSVGVNLNTASTHLLTYISGLGPQLAQNIVNYRTENGAFTSRKELMKVPRMGAKAFEQSAGFLRIPQAKNPLDNSAVHPESYHIVEQMAEDLSCTVEELIKSKELRGQIKPERYVTPTVGMPTLNDIMQELEKPGRDPRQTIKVFEFDKNVKTINDLQEGMILPGIVTNITNFGCFVDVGIKENGLVHISQLADKFVSDPTEIVSIHQQVMVRVESVDLGRKRVQLSMKGIDQ, encoded by the coding sequence ATGGAGTTATTTTATAGAATGATTTCTGCGGCGCTCAGCATAGCCGTAAAACAGATAAGCAGCACATTATCATTACTTAATGATGGAGCAACAATTCCTTTTATAAGCCGTTACAGAAAGGAAGCTACCGGAGGTTTGGATGAGGTACAAATCGGGAATATCAAGGATCAATACGATAAACTTTGCGAGTTAAAGAAACGCAAGGAAACAATATTAAGCACTATCGAGGAACAGGGAAAACTAACGCCTGAACTTAAAAAAAGAATAGATGCATGCTGGGACAGCACGGAACTGGAAGATATCTATCTGCCTTACAAACCCAAACGGAAAACCCGTGCGGAAGTGGCTCGACAGAAGGGTCTTGAGCCTCTGGCTACCCTGTTGCTTTTGCAAAGGGAAAACGATATAACCACAAAGGCCGAAGCTTTTGTGAAGGGTGAAGTTAAAGATGCGGAAGATGCCCTAAAAGGCGCCCGTGACATTATTGCCGAGCAGGTAAATGAGGATGAGCGTGCCCGTAATCAGGTTCGTAACCAATTCAGCAGACAGGCTGTGATTACCGCCAAAGTGGTGAAAGGCAAGGAAGAGGAAGCTGCCAAATATCAGGATTATTTTGATTTCTCGGAGCCATTGAAACGTTGCACTTCGCACAGACTGTTGGCTATCCGCCGGGCAGAAGCGGAAGGATTGCTGAAGGTGAGCATTTCTCCCGATGATGAAGAGTGTACCGAACGACTGGAACGACTTTACGTGCGCAGTAACAATGCCTGCGGAGCACAAGTGGCCGAGGCTGTAAAGGACGGATACAAGCGTTTATTGAAGCCATCTATTGAAACGGAATTCTCCGGAGTCTCCAAAGAAATGGCAGACGCGGAAGCCATCCGGGTATTTGCCGAGAATCTTCGCCAACTTCTTCTGGCTCCTCCGTTGGGGCAGAAAAGGGTGTTGGGACTGGATCCGGGATACCGCACCGGTTGCAAACTGGTTTGTCTGGATGCGCAGGGAAACTTAGTCCACAACGAGGCTATCTACCCTCACCCACCTCAGAACGAAAAACTGATGGCGGCTAAGAAGGTTACAAAGCTTGTAGAAAGTTATGATATTCAAGCTATTGCCATTGGTAATGGCACAGCAAGCCGCGAAACGGAAGCGTTTATCACCTCCCTGCGGTTCGACCGGGAAGTACAGGTATTTGTGGTAAGCGAAAACGGGGCTTCCATCTACTCTGCTTCGAAAACTGCAAGAGATGAGTTTCCGGAATACGATGTTACGGTGCGTGGAGCAGTCTCCATTGGTCGCCGGTTGATGGACCCATTGGCTGAATTGGTAAAGATTGACCCAAAATCAATTGGTGTGGGGCAATATCAGCACGATGTAGACCAGGGAAAACTGAAAAAATCATTGGATCAAACGGTGGAGAACTGCGTGAACTCGGTGGGCGTAAACCTGAACACAGCCAGCACTCACCTGCTTACTTATATATCCGGTCTGGGACCGCAACTAGCTCAGAATATCGTAAACTACAGAACAGAGAACGGGGCTTTTACTTCCCGCAAAGAACTGATGAAGGTTCCCCGCATGGGAGCAAAAGCTTTTGAGCAATCTGCCGGATTCCTGCGTATTCCACAAGCAAAAAATCCGTTGGACAACTCGGCGGTTCACCCGGAAAGTTACCACATTGTGGAGCAAATGGCTGAAGATTTGAGTTGCACCGTAGAGGAACTGATCAAAAGCAAAGAGCTTCGTGGGCAGATTAAACCTGAGCGTTATGTAACCCCTACCGTGGGAATGCCTACACTAAACGATATTATGCAGGAACTTGAGAAGCCTGGAAGAGATCCGAGGCAGACCATCAAGGTATTTGAGTTCGACAAGAATGTGAAAACCATCAATGATCTGCAGGAAGGAATGATTCTGCCCGGAATTGTAACCAACATCACCAACTTTGGTTGTTTTGTGGATGTAGGTATCAAAGAGAACGGACTGGTTCATATTTCTCAGCTGGCCGACAAATTTGTGAGCGACCCGACTGAAATAGTGTCCATTCATCAGCAAGTAATGGTACGCGTTGAAAGTGTGGATCTGGGAAGAAAACGCGTACAACTTAGTATGAAAGGAATTGATCAATAA
- a CDS encoding leucine-rich repeat protein yields MKIKQLGILFLFCLNVYGLSAQTVSKTLFVPKAGTLKEQLTATEANSITNLTLTGSLNAKDFKLMRDSMVNLEVLDISNASINVYIGKEGTYPLKRYVYPMMCIPAYAFCNAEDGKIHGKKSLKKVLLPTSTINIEDCAFKGCNNLSIVQINKKTPPNLLKDGLSDSLTAVFIPAGSKDSYKKKKGWTDFAILEGTPETLTMNITQPGELGNEIMKTGHQPGELNYLTIKGNLNEEDFKVIRDYMPNLVFLDLSAISATEIPDFTFTQKKYLMSIVLPGKLVSIGERAFSGCIHLSGELLLPPTVKIIKEGAFIDCNKLSKVIVQGDKLSVLGKDIFRDTSKQKLEFRK; encoded by the coding sequence ATGAAAATAAAACAGCTAGGAATACTTTTTCTATTTTGTCTCAACGTTTATGGGTTATCGGCACAAACAGTAAGCAAAACTCTTTTCGTTCCTAAAGCCGGAACACTGAAAGAGCAGCTCACAGCAACGGAAGCAAATAGCATAACAAATCTGACACTGACCGGAAGTCTGAATGCAAAAGACTTTAAACTCATGCGTGACAGTATGGTAAATCTGGAAGTACTCGACATTTCGAATGCTTCTATTAATGTATACATCGGAAAAGAAGGAACTTACCCGTTAAAACGATATGTATATCCAATGATGTGCATCCCTGCTTATGCATTTTGCAATGCAGAAGATGGGAAAATTCACGGAAAGAAAAGTCTGAAAAAGGTTCTTCTCCCCACTTCCACTATCAATATTGAAGACTGCGCATTCAAAGGCTGCAATAATCTATCCATCGTTCAGATTAACAAAAAGACACCACCTAACCTCCTGAAGGATGGTCTCAGCGACAGTCTCACAGCGGTATTTATTCCTGCAGGCAGCAAAGATAGCTATAAGAAAAAGAAAGGATGGACAGACTTCGCCATACTGGAAGGCACTCCTGAAACACTTACTATGAATATAACCCAGCCGGGTGAACTGGGAAACGAAATTATGAAAACGGGGCATCAGCCGGGCGAACTGAACTATCTTACAATCAAAGGAAATCTGAACGAAGAGGACTTTAAGGTTATCCGCGACTATATGCCGAATCTGGTATTTCTGGATTTATCTGCAATCTCAGCCACAGAGATTCCGGACTTCACCTTTACCCAAAAAAAATATTTAATGTCTATTGTTCTTCCAGGTAAGCTGGTTTCTATCGGCGAACGTGCTTTCAGCGGATGCATCCACCTTTCAGGCGAGCTATTGCTCCCCCCTACTGTAAAGATCATCAAGGAAGGTGCCTTCATTGACTGCAACAAGCTATCCAAGGTGATTGTGCAAGGAGACAAACTGTCCGTTTTGGGAAAAGATATATTCAGGGATACAAGTAAACAGAAGTTAGAATTCAGAAAATAA
- a CDS encoding ATP-binding cassette domain-containing protein — protein sequence MITVSNVSVQFGKRVLFNDVNLKFTNGNCYGIIGANGAGKSTFLRTIYGDLDPTTGSIALGPGERLSVLSQDHFKWDSFTVMDTVMMGHTVLWDIMKQREVLYAKDDFTDEDGLKVSELEERFAELDGWNAESDAAMLISGLGVKEDKHYTLMGELSGKEKVRVMLAQALYGNPDNLLLDEPTNDLDMDTVTWLEEYLANFEHTVLVVSHDRHFLDSVCTHTVDIDYGKINLFAGNYSFWYESSQLALRQQQNQKAKADEKKKELEEFIRRFSANVAKSKQTTSRKKMLEKLNVDEIKPSSRKYPGIIFTPERESGNRILEVSGLSKKTEEGVVLFNDINFNVEKDDKIVFISHNPRAMTAFFEIINGNLKADAGHYDWGVTITTAYLPVDNTDFFNSDLNLVDWLGQYGEGNEVYMKGFLGRMLFSGEEVLKKVSVLSGGEKMRCMIARMQLRNANCLILDTPTNHLDLESIQAFNNNLKTYKGNVLFSSHDHEFIETVANRVIELTPNGIIDKMMSYDEYITSDHIKELRKKMYGDK from the coding sequence ATGATTACAGTTTCGAACGTTTCAGTTCAGTTTGGTAAGAGAGTATTGTTCAATGACGTAAATTTAAAGTTTACGAATGGTAATTGTTACGGTATTATCGGTGCCAACGGTGCGGGCAAATCTACTTTCCTTCGCACAATTTATGGTGATTTAGATCCTACCACCGGTTCTATTGCGTTAGGACCGGGCGAAAGACTTTCTGTGTTAAGTCAGGACCACTTTAAGTGGGATAGCTTTACAGTTATGGATACTGTAATGATGGGACATACTGTTCTTTGGGATATTATGAAACAACGCGAAGTTCTTTATGCAAAGGACGATTTTACAGACGAAGATGGTCTGAAAGTTTCTGAACTGGAAGAAAGATTTGCAGAACTTGATGGCTGGAATGCTGAGAGTGATGCGGCAATGCTGATAAGCGGACTAGGTGTGAAGGAAGATAAACATTACACCTTGATGGGCGAGCTTAGTGGTAAGGAAAAGGTACGTGTTATGTTGGCGCAGGCTCTTTACGGTAATCCGGATAACTTGTTGCTCGATGAGCCTACCAATGATCTTGACATGGATACTGTAACCTGGTTGGAAGAGTATCTTGCCAACTTTGAACACACAGTTTTGGTAGTAAGCCATGACCGACACTTCCTTGACTCTGTTTGTACACACACTGTTGATATTGACTACGGAAAGATTAACCTCTTTGCCGGTAACTATAGTTTCTGGTATGAATCTAGTCAGTTGGCTCTTCGTCAGCAACAAAACCAGAAAGCAAAGGCTGATGAGAAGAAGAAAGAGCTGGAAGAATTTATCCGCCGATTTAGTGCCAATGTGGCAAAAAGTAAGCAGACTACCAGTCGTAAGAAGATGTTGGAGAAACTTAATGTGGATGAAATAAAGCCGTCTTCACGTAAGTATCCGGGAATCATCTTTACTCCTGAACGTGAATCAGGTAACCGTATTCTTGAAGTATCAGGATTGAGCAAGAAGACCGAAGAAGGTGTAGTGTTGTTCAATGATATTAATTTCAATGTAGAGAAAGACGATAAGATTGTATTCATTTCGCATAACCCACGTGCCATGACTGCTTTCTTTGAGATTATCAATGGTAACCTCAAAGCCGATGCCGGACATTATGACTGGGGTGTGACTATCACAACGGCTTATCTCCCTGTGGATAATACGGATTTCTTTAACTCAGACCTTAACCTTGTAGACTGGCTTGGCCAGTATGGTGAAGGAAATGAAGTTTATATGAAAGGTTTTCTTGGTCGTATGCTTTTCTCGGGTGAGGAAGTGCTTAAGAAAGTAAGTGTTCTTTCCGGAGGTGAAAAAATGCGTTGTATGATTGCACGTATGCAGCTTAGAAATGCAAACTGCCTGATTCTTGATACACCTACCAACCACCTTGACCTGGAATCTATTCAGGCATTCAATAATAACCTGAAGACTTATAAAGGTAATGTATTGTTCTCTTCACATGACCACGAGTTTATTGAAACTGTTGCTAATCGTGTGATTGAACTTACTCCAAACGGAATTATTGATAAGATGATGAGTTATGATGAATACATCACTTCCGATCATATCAAAGAACTTCGTAAGAAGATGTACGGCGATAAGTAA
- a CDS encoding nucleotide exchange factor GrpE encodes MDPKKKETSKKEEELVDNTQEAAQEMNESAQENEAAKETPSQEEEVLTPEQLLTKQLEEASAKIEDQNDKYLRLSAEFDNYRKRTMKEKAELIKNGGEKSISSILPVMDDLERALKTMETSDDIAAIREGMGLVVNKFISILSQNGVQAIEAKECDFNTDFHEAIATIPAPAEELKGKILDCVQTGYLLNGKVIRHAKVVVGE; translated from the coding sequence ATGGATCCAAAGAAAAAAGAAACAAGTAAAAAAGAGGAAGAATTGGTAGATAACACCCAGGAAGCTGCTCAAGAGATGAATGAGAGTGCTCAGGAAAATGAAGCTGCTAAGGAAACTCCTTCACAAGAAGAGGAAGTACTTACACCCGAGCAGTTACTTACCAAACAATTAGAAGAAGCAAGCGCAAAAATAGAAGATCAGAATGATAAGTATCTTCGCCTTTCAGCTGAGTTTGACAATTATCGCAAACGCACCATGAAGGAAAAAGCTGAGCTAATTAAGAATGGCGGAGAAAAGAGTATTAGTAGTATCCTGCCTGTCATGGATGACTTGGAAAGAGCACTGAAAACAATGGAGACTTCTGACGATATTGCTGCCATTCGTGAAGGAATGGGACTGGTCGTTAATAAATTTATCAGCATACTAAGTCAAAACGGCGTGCAGGCTATCGAAGCTAAAGAGTGCGACTTCAATACAGACTTCCATGAAGCAATTGCAACAATCCCTGCTCCTGCTGAAGAGCTTAAAGGAAAGATTCTTGATTGTGTGCAAACTGGTTATTTACTCAATGGTAAAGTAATTCGTCATGCCAAAGTTGTAGTAGGCGAATAA
- the dnaJ gene encoding molecular chaperone DnaJ, translated as MAKRDYYEVLGVEKSATADQIKKAYRKKAIQFHPDKNPGNKEAEEHFKEAAEAYDVLSNDDKRARYDQFGHAGMSGAAGNGGPFGGGFGGGAGMSMDDIFSMFGDIFGGHGGGGFGGFGGFGGGGGQQQRRFRGSDLRVKVKLNLKEISTGVEKKFKLKKYVSCSHCHGTGAEGNSGSETCSTCKGSGSVIRNQQTILGTMQTRVSCPTCGGEGKIIKEKCKVCFGEGIMYGEEVVTVNIPAGVAEGMQLSMGGKGNAGKHNGVPGDLLIQVEEEQHPDLVRDENDLIYNLLLSFPTAALGGAVEIPTIDSKVKVKIEAGTQPGKVLRLRGKGLPSVNGYGTGDLLVNVSIYVPEALSKDERSLLEKMEISENFKPNSTVKEKIFRKFKSFFD; from the coding sequence ATGGCAAAAAGAGATTATTATGAAGTGCTTGGGGTTGAGAAATCAGCGACAGCCGACCAGATAAAGAAAGCTTACCGTAAGAAAGCAATTCAATTTCACCCTGACAAAAATCCAGGAAACAAAGAAGCTGAAGAACACTTTAAAGAAGCTGCTGAAGCGTATGATGTTCTGAGCAATGACGACAAGCGTGCGCGTTACGACCAGTTTGGACACGCTGGAATGAGCGGAGCAGCAGGCAACGGAGGTCCTTTTGGCGGAGGATTTGGCGGAGGTGCTGGTATGTCAATGGACGACATTTTCTCTATGTTCGGTGATATCTTTGGCGGACACGGCGGAGGTGGTTTTGGCGGCTTCGGTGGTTTTGGTGGCGGAGGCGGTCAACAGCAAAGACGTTTCCGCGGATCTGATCTTCGTGTAAAGGTAAAACTTAACCTGAAAGAGATCTCCACAGGAGTAGAAAAGAAATTCAAACTAAAGAAATACGTTTCCTGCTCACACTGTCACGGTACAGGTGCAGAAGGTAACTCAGGTTCTGAAACTTGTTCTACCTGTAAGGGTAGCGGCTCAGTAATCCGCAATCAGCAGACTATTCTGGGAACTATGCAGACTCGCGTATCCTGTCCTACCTGCGGTGGCGAAGGCAAAATCATTAAAGAAAAATGTAAAGTCTGCTTCGGAGAAGGTATCATGTACGGAGAAGAAGTTGTAACAGTAAACATTCCTGCCGGTGTAGCTGAAGGAATGCAACTGTCCATGGGTGGAAAAGGAAATGCAGGAAAGCACAACGGTGTTCCGGGCGATTTACTTATCCAGGTGGAAGAGGAACAACATCCAGACTTGGTTCGTGACGAAAACGATTTGATCTATAACCTACTACTTAGCTTTCCAACAGCAGCTTTAGGTGGTGCAGTTGAGATACCAACAATAGACAGCAAAGTAAAAGTGAAGATTGAAGCGGGAACACAACCAGGCAAAGTTCTCCGTCTGCGTGGCAAAGGTCTGCCAAGCGTAAACGGATACGGAACAGGCGATTTGCTTGTAAACGTAAGCATCTATGTGCCCGAAGCATTAAGTAAGGATGAAAGAAGCTTACTTGAAAAAATGGAAATATCTGAGAACTTTAAGCCCAACAGTACTGTAAAGGAGAAAATATTCAGAAAGTTTAAAAGCTTCTTCGACTAA
- a CDS encoding leucine-rich repeat domain-containing protein, whose protein sequence is MKTHITPKLFFVTVYFILSLSLHAQVVSDTIHVETAGTLSTLIPSANKYLIADLTLTGNLNGTDILYIREMAGVDYQDVSTEGKLTKLNLANANIVAGGDSYILFDNKKYYTENGVISDYMFANLYNLISITLPKDISTIGKYVFVNNNSIISIGLPDNLISINEGAFAGCGKLTSMTLPESITSIGNHAFSFCRGLTSFAIPSKITYIDNYVFDSCLGLMSVSIPESVTSIGNYAFRSCTALKAITIPDNVTSIGNYAFYSSGLTSITIPANVTSMGEFAFGNCTGLNTINLSDKITSIAKYVFSGCTALKTITIPASVTSIANNAFYSSGLTSITIPDNVTSIGEYAFNECTRLTSIILSNNLTSIKSYTFLGCTGLKSVAIPEKVTYIGYQAFQNCTGLTSVNIGNGVKSIDQYAFAGSGLTSVTLPNSVTSIGPWIFYRCSGLTSVVLSNTLGSVANYAFYECPKLESVTFPESVYSIGDYVFYNCAGLKSVTIPNSVYSIGEGAFYGCAGLTSITLPGKVTAIRNETFRGCTRLTSISIPNSVTSFGMVIFQNCRALTTVTIPNNVTSIGYGAFLDCRGLVSINIPAKATFIDRDAFNNCISLEGVYAYSQTPVNLTSDIFNNVNKKVCIIIVPASSIEAYRNAAIWSEFTNIETCKYKVVCCDTKKVGNYGKSTLLFEGNGFNDKSTISLVKAGQATILADTLTYNRLKCSVLFDFSNKEKGKWDIHVNFGDTIIILKEELEIEEYVAPKIEISLMGPTSVRRRMSTYYTINYTNIGNVDAYETPVSIQLTSTSDVIIKEGWEYYIPDFDGYIPTKQNLYYVKRNNETGETTTVLIPTIPLIPPHGSGSLTFCLRLLEPTEINVIGGAPMYCSIQGEETGTRSAPRGEINPNQNVLDCMSGAQDLAKDLGIIAAGKFIPGLSCAASVGKAIAEAEKALSGQKDAASDPVLGSFILNLAKTTIDCAMDLTRAPEYIQGLWDIINLITDPNLDKTLDACQNAFNNEWYRKLHVETYGSMDPNDKTGYRSPSGSTYYNDNISRFTYIINFENKPTATAPAREVFITDTLDLNVFDISTFRAGSIRIGAKAVQAPYGVQDNTWTVNMRPAIDLNTRVYLNLDKETGIAKWTFRAIDAETDTLPANQLIGFLPPNDSIASGQGCVSFSINLKDGIAHGARVKNQASIVFDYNDPIVTPVWSNTKDIIAPVSNMLKPVIVSDSIATLSWTGYDNEGGSGIYSYNVYAMKAGERYSVLLSRTAKHSIDFKYEKNVEYSFYVTATDSAGNVEVKTNVPDVILFKGTGINTAELQGIKIVIYPNPSKEDKGTKVILSLPDESIQDKKLVITTIDGAFIEEIPFAGKELEVKGLNSGRYIFTLQINNKNIVSQKVIIE, encoded by the coding sequence ATGAAAACGCACATTACACCCAAATTATTCTTTGTAACAGTTTACTTCATTTTAAGTCTCAGTTTGCATGCTCAGGTTGTTTCTGATACTATTCACGTAGAGACAGCAGGCACATTGTCTACGCTGATTCCGTCTGCAAATAAATATTTAATTGCAGACCTTACCCTAACCGGGAATTTAAACGGAACAGATATTCTTTATATCCGGGAAATGGCCGGCGTTGATTATCAGGATGTTTCTACAGAGGGAAAGTTGACCAAACTGAATCTGGCGAATGCAAACATTGTAGCAGGCGGTGATTCTTATATTCTTTTTGATAATAAGAAGTATTATACAGAGAATGGTGTTATTTCAGATTATATGTTTGCCAATCTGTATAATTTGATTTCAATAACACTTCCCAAGGATATTTCTACCATTGGTAAATATGTTTTTGTTAATAACAATTCTATAATTTCAATTGGCCTTCCGGATAATCTTATTTCTATTAACGAAGGGGCTTTTGCCGGCTGTGGAAAATTAACTTCGATGACTCTTCCCGAAAGCATTACTTCCATTGGAAACCATGCTTTCTCTTTTTGCAGGGGATTGACTTCATTTGCTATCCCAAGTAAAATTACATATATTGATAACTATGTTTTTGATAGTTGTTTAGGATTAATGTCTGTTTCCATTCCAGAAAGTGTTACTTCTATAGGCAATTATGCTTTCCGGAGTTGCACGGCATTAAAGGCAATTACTATACCTGACAACGTTACGTCCATTGGTAATTATGCCTTTTATAGTTCCGGATTAACATCAATCACTATTCCAGCTAATGTTACTTCCATGGGTGAATTTGCTTTTGGAAATTGCACCGGATTAAATACCATTAATTTATCTGACAAAATTACATCCATAGCTAAATATGTTTTCTCAGGTTGCACAGCATTAAAGACAATCACGATTCCTGCCAGCGTTACTTCCATTGCTAACAATGCTTTTTATAGTTCCGGATTAACGTCAATTACTATTCCAGACAATGTTACCTCCATCGGTGAATATGCCTTTAATGAATGCACGAGGTTAACCTCCATAATTCTTTCCAATAATCTTACTTCTATTAAAAGCTATACTTTTCTGGGCTGCACAGGCTTAAAGTCAGTTGCCATTCCGGAAAAAGTAACCTATATCGGCTATCAGGCATTTCAGAATTGCACCGGATTAACATCGGTCAACATTGGGAACGGCGTTAAGTCTATCGATCAGTATGCTTTTGCCGGCTCCGGATTAACCTCAGTCACTCTGCCCAACAGTGTTACCTCCATTGGCCCTTGGATTTTTTATCGTTGTTCAGGATTAACTTCGGTGGTTCTTTCCAATACTCTTGGCTCTGTTGCCAACTATGCTTTTTATGAATGTCCTAAATTAGAGTCCGTTACCTTTCCTGAAAGTGTTTATTCCATTGGCGATTATGTCTTTTATAATTGTGCCGGATTAAAATCGGTTACAATTCCTAATAGCGTTTATTCCATTGGTGAGGGAGCTTTTTATGGGTGTGCAGGATTAACGTCAATCACCTTACCAGGCAAAGTTACTGCCATCAGGAATGAAACATTTCGTGGTTGCACCAGATTAACTTCAATCTCTATCCCAAACAGTGTAACCTCTTTTGGTATGGTTATTTTTCAAAACTGCCGGGCATTAACCACTGTTACCATTCCCAATAATGTTACATCGATAGGGTATGGAGCGTTTTTGGATTGCAGAGGACTGGTATCAATAAACATTCCTGCCAAGGCCACATTCATTGACCGTGATGCTTTCAATAACTGCATCAGCCTGGAAGGGGTTTATGCTTATTCTCAGACTCCAGTGAATTTAACTTCCGATATTTTCAATAATGTCAATAAGAAAGTGTGTATTATTATTGTTCCTGCTAGTTCCATTGAGGCATATAGAAATGCTGCAATCTGGAGTGAGTTCACTAACATTGAGACATGCAAGTATAAAGTAGTTTGCTGTGATACAAAGAAAGTAGGTAATTATGGAAAAAGCACCCTTCTTTTTGAAGGGAACGGTTTTAATGATAAGTCGACCATTAGTCTGGTTAAAGCAGGACAAGCTACCATTTTAGCAGATACACTTACATACAATCGCCTAAAATGTTCCGTTCTTTTTGATTTTAGCAATAAAGAAAAGGGTAAATGGGACATCCACGTTAATTTTGGCGATACTATAATCATACTCAAAGAGGAATTAGAAATAGAGGAGTATGTAGCTCCTAAAATCGAAATATCACTTATGGGGCCAACAAGTGTTCGTAGGCGCATGTCGACTTATTATACCATTAATTATACCAACATAGGAAATGTAGATGCGTACGAAACACCTGTTTCCATTCAGCTTACAAGCACGAGTGACGTAATTATTAAAGAAGGATGGGAATATTATATACCTGATTTTGACGGATATATTCCTACAAAGCAGAATCTATATTATGTAAAGAGGAATAATGAAACCGGGGAAACAACAACTGTACTTATCCCTACAATCCCGTTGATACCACCCCACGGAAGTGGTTCACTCACTTTTTGTTTAAGGCTGCTTGAACCAACCGAAATCAATGTCATTGGAGGTGCTCCTATGTACTGTTCCATCCAAGGTGAAGAGACAGGAACACGCTCTGCGCCTAGAGGAGAAATAAATCCCAATCAGAATGTTCTTGATTGTATGAGTGGTGCACAAGATCTCGCTAAAGACTTAGGAATTATTGCTGCAGGTAAATTTATTCCAGGCCTTAGTTGCGCTGCTTCGGTTGGAAAGGCCATTGCTGAGGCTGAAAAAGCATTATCAGGTCAAAAGGATGCTGCCAGCGATCCTGTATTGGGAAGTTTCATTCTGAATCTGGCAAAAACAACAATAGATTGTGCTATGGATCTTACAAGAGCGCCAGAGTATATACAAGGCCTGTGGGATATTATAAATCTAATTACAGATCCCAATTTGGATAAAACACTGGATGCATGCCAGAATGCATTCAATAATGAATGGTACAGGAAGCTCCATGTAGAAACCTACGGCTCTATGGATCCTAATGATAAAACGGGTTATCGTTCTCCATCTGGTAGCACCTATTATAACGATAATATCTCAAGGTTTACTTATATTATAAACTTTGAAAACAAACCAACGGCTACGGCACCTGCCCGGGAGGTTTTTATTACTGATACGCTTGATCTGAATGTTTTTGATATCAGTACTTTCCGTGCTGGCAGTATCAGAATCGGCGCTAAAGCTGTACAGGCTCCTTACGGTGTTCAGGATAATACATGGACGGTGAACATGCGTCCTGCCATTGATCTGAACACGAGGGTATACTTAAATCTAGATAAAGAAACAGGCATTGCTAAATGGACTTTCAGAGCCATTGATGCTGAAACCGATACCCTTCCCGCTAATCAGTTAATTGGCTTTCTGCCTCCAAACGACAGTATTGCTTCGGGGCAGGGATGCGTATCTTTTTCTATTAACCTGAAAGATGGTATTGCACATGGTGCAAGGGTAAAGAATCAGGCCTCTATTGTTTTCGATTACAATGACCCGATTGTAACGCCGGTCTGGAGTAATACCAAAGACATTATCGCACCAGTAAGCAATATGTTGAAACCGGTAATCGTGTCGGATAGTATTGCTACGCTTAGCTGGACAGGTTACGACAATGAAGGTGGTTCCGGAATCTATAGCTATAATGTGTATGCTATGAAAGCGGGTGAACGGTACAGTGTTTTGCTGAGCAGAACTGCCAAACACTCAATTGATTTCAAATATGAAAAGAATGTGGAATACTCATTCTATGTTACCGCTACAGATAGTGCCGGCAATGTTGAGGTAAAAACGAATGTGCCTGATGTTATCCTGTTCAAGGGAACAGGAATAAATACAGCAGAATTACAGGGCATTAAGATAGTTATCTATCCTAATCCTTCCAAAGAAGATAAGGGAACAAAAGTGATTCTTTCCCTGCCAGATGAATCTATACAGGACAAGAAATTAGTTATCACGACTATTGACGGTGCATTTATTGAAGAAATCCCGTTTGCAGGAAAAGAGCTCGAAGTAAAGGGACTGAATAGCGGCAGATATATTTTCACCCTGCAGATAAACAATAAGAACATTGTAAGTCAGAAGGTAATTATTGAATAA